In Marmota flaviventris isolate mMarFla1 chromosome 19, mMarFla1.hap1, whole genome shotgun sequence, the DNA window AGAAGCAACGGGTAGTCCTCGGCCTCCAGCCACGGCGTGCACACCTTGATGTGCTGGAACTGCTTCTGGCCAATGAGGCGGCTGTAGTGCTCCTTCAGCGGCCCTTTGCCTGCAGAGGACACCCATGGCACTGGACCCATTTTGGTCCCTGCCACACCATTAGCCCCAGAGGTTCCCACTGGGACTCGGCAGCCAGTTCCAGGAAGCTGCACCCCTCAGCAGCCCCAGTCAGGGCCCCAGACCTCTTCTCAGCACCCTGAGTCCCCACGGGGCATGTGCCCTCATCACCAAGACCCAGCCCTGGCTTGGGGCCAGCTGGCCTGGGGCTGCAAGTGGAGTCCAGGGTCCGAGGGTCCCAGGTGGTACCTGTTATCACACAGACTACAGAAGGAAGGCTGTCTCCGTCAGATGCCCGCTGTtcaaactctattttaaaaataaaagaaacatgaaCTGGTGTCCTTTCACATGagtggggggggaggggtggggaggggggaggggctgCTCCCTCAGGGAGGCCACAGAGCTGCCCACATCCCCCTTCCTACTGTCCGCAAGCAGGTCCACCCTGTGGTCCTTGGGGCAGAAGCAGGCTGCAGACCTGCCATGCCCGGCCAGCTGCACGGCCCCTGCCCCAACAAGCCCAGAGCTGCTGATGCAGCGGCACCTACCTTCCAATGCTGCCAGCAGGATGGAGAAGTCCTCGTCCTCTGCAAAGACAACAGATCAGGTGTCAGGCCTGTCTCCAGACACCCTCCTCCCGTGGTGGGCCAGAACACAGGCCAGGTCAGACAGACCTGTCCAGCTCGTGCTGCTGACCAGCAGTGCCGGCCGCCTGCAAAGACGTGTCACCACCCCAGTGCGAGCATCCTTCTCCGTGAAGGCCGACCTCTCTATGGCAGGGCCCGAGGGTTCTGAGCTGCAGGAGCACAGAAAAGGCCGTGAGTCGCTGCAGGGAAGGCCAGGGCTCAGGACAGCCACTCCCTCACAGCAAGGACCACAGGCCCCCAAAGGCTGGCATCCAGGTGACCCTACAGAACCACTGCTGGCGGCTAGGTGCCACAAAACAAGCCACCAGTGCTTGCCCCTGGGCTCACTGCTCCACCCTTCCTCACCATTACAAGGACACTATGCCACCCCCAGATGGCACACCAGTTACTGAAGAGCACAGACAGGACATGTTGAGAACTACACGGGTCCCCTCCTTAGCCCTGAGGGACACCCAGAAGACACAGAGGTCCACAGACCCCTCACAGGCCCAGGAACCCACTGGCAGGAGGGGAAGGTAGTAGATATCTCCTAAGGAGCCAGAGGCTGGATTCTTCAGGCTTTGTGGGCCCCAGACTCCTGGTGGCGAAACCCGTTCTGCTGCGTGGCTCACACAGCCACAGACAATGCCAGTCAGACTCAGTTCACAGAAACAGGCAGCAGGTCTCTGCCTCCATCCCCACCCCTGGATCAGGTCTGCAGGAGCGGATGGAAGGGCCAGGGCAGCAGAAAGCGTCGGAGAAGGCAGCAGGACAGACACACCAGGCCCTGAACGGAGAGTAGGTGCAGCCCAGCTTCATGAAGAGCTCGTGTTGCAGGTCCAGCGGAGTCTCCTTAAAGAACGAAGCCGGCTTGTCATAGACAGTCACAGCCCTgcaaggagaggaaggggcagggcagAGAAAGGTTAAGGAACAGAGAACCCAAAATGATCCAGAAAAACAAGGGCACTTCGGGAATCCAGGTCTCTATGACAAAAGCTTTAGAATTCCTTGGGAAACAGACGTTCTGACACCAGAACTTCCAGGGATTCTTCCTGGAAGAATTCCAGCCACCACACCCCACTTAGCTCCCCAAACCAGCAACTATCTCCAAGGCCCAGGGTACTTCAAAATGCCTTTCCAACATGATACGGTAGACACTGAAGCTCTTGGCCTTTCCTGGGACCCGGCACCACCCACAGGCTGAAAGGTGTCCCAGGCCCTTCGTACTTGATGTGCCAGTTCTCCGCCAGGTCTTCCCGCATTGCATTGGTCACACACAGGTTCAGGTGGGACAGGCGCCCAAAGAGCCTCTCATACCTGCAGGGACGTATGGGGGTCAGGGAGTTAACAGagagccctgggctgggcccAGATGCCAGTGTCCACACGACCTGACACCCTCACAGAGAAGAGGCTGCAGAGCTAGGGGCTCACAAACCCACAGGTTTGCCCCTGAGCTCCCCATGCCCTCTCATCGTCACATCTTCCTAAGTGCTGTCACTGTGCAGCTTAATGCAATCACTTTAAAGGAAGCCACATACCCCTACAGGAGTGGAGATCCAGTATCTTGGgcaaaaaagcagaaataaaaaggcTGCATCTCACCACCCCGTGCTACTGCTGCAAGGCTGCAGCTTGCTCTCTGAGTGTACAAAGGAGTTTAGCAAATGCTAGGCATGAAAAACATGCGGACCGCAAACCAAG includes these proteins:
- the Alg1 gene encoding chitobiosyldiphosphodolichol beta-mannosyltransferase isoform X3, which translates into the protein MREDLAENWHIKAVTVYDKPASFFKETPLDLQHELFMKLGCTYSPFRACSEPSGPAIERSAFTEKDARTGVVTRLCRRPALLVSSTSWTEDEDFSILLAALEEFEQRASDGDSLPSVVCVITGKGPLKEHYSRLIGQKQFQHIKVCTPWLEAEDYPLLLGSADLGVCLHKSSSGLDLPMKVVDMFGCCLPVCAVNFKCLHELVKHGENGLVFEDAEALAAQLQMLFSKFPDPAGKLNQFRKNLRESEQLRWDESWQRTVLPLVMDT